A genomic region of Streptomyces rimosus contains the following coding sequences:
- a CDS encoding 3-hydroxyacyl-CoA dehydrogenase — protein MTAIEAGRTVAVVGTGTMGQGIAQVALVAGHPVRLYDALPGRAAEAAGAIGRRLDRLVEKGKLPAAEREAARARLLPATTLPELADVALVVEAVVEELSAKQELFAALEDVVSEDCLLATNTSSLSVTAVAGALRLPGRFVGLHFFNPAPLLPLVEVVSGFATDEAAATTAYETAAAWGKSPVRSADTPGFIVNRIARPFYAEALRVYEERAADPATIDAVLRESGGFRMGPFELMDLIGQDVNEAVTRSVWEGFFRDPKFTPSLAQRRLVEAGLLGRKAGQGWYDHAEGAAEPLPHTAEPCPAPAAVAVHTQLAGPAAVVQELIEEAGIKVTRERAPGEHEGCIRLPGGARLALTDGQPATGDLSGPTIRFDLALDYRAATRIALAPGAEVSSQDVREAVGLFQALGKAVSVIEDVPGLIVARTVAMIVDFAADAEARGVASREDIDTAMRLGVNYPGGPSEWADGIGRHWLWHLLDSMHHQYAGGRYAPSWALRRSLKQNRRML, from the coding sequence ATGACAGCCATCGAAGCGGGACGCACCGTCGCGGTCGTCGGCACGGGCACCATGGGCCAGGGAATCGCGCAGGTCGCGCTGGTCGCGGGCCACCCCGTCCGGCTCTACGACGCCCTGCCGGGACGGGCCGCCGAGGCCGCAGGGGCGATCGGGCGCCGTCTGGACCGGCTGGTGGAGAAGGGCAAGCTGCCGGCCGCGGAGCGCGAAGCGGCCCGCGCACGCCTCCTGCCCGCCACCACACTCCCCGAACTTGCCGATGTCGCACTCGTCGTCGAGGCGGTCGTGGAGGAACTGAGCGCCAAACAGGAGCTGTTCGCCGCCCTGGAGGACGTGGTTTCCGAGGACTGCCTGCTGGCCACCAACACCTCGTCCCTGTCCGTCACGGCCGTCGCGGGCGCGCTGCGCCTTCCCGGGCGCTTCGTCGGCCTGCACTTCTTCAACCCGGCACCGCTGCTGCCCCTGGTCGAGGTGGTCAGCGGCTTCGCGACGGACGAGGCGGCGGCCACCACCGCGTACGAGACGGCCGCGGCCTGGGGCAAGTCCCCCGTGCGCAGCGCCGACACCCCCGGATTCATCGTCAACCGCATCGCGCGCCCCTTCTACGCGGAAGCGCTGCGCGTGTACGAGGAGCGGGCCGCTGATCCGGCCACCATCGACGCGGTGCTGCGTGAGTCCGGCGGCTTCCGTATGGGGCCGTTCGAGCTGATGGACCTCATCGGGCAGGACGTGAACGAGGCCGTCACGCGCTCGGTGTGGGAGGGCTTCTTCCGCGACCCGAAGTTCACGCCCTCTCTGGCGCAGCGCCGCTTGGTGGAGGCCGGTCTGCTGGGCCGCAAGGCCGGTCAGGGCTGGTACGACCACGCCGAGGGGGCCGCCGAGCCGCTGCCGCACACCGCGGAGCCGTGCCCGGCGCCGGCCGCGGTGGCGGTGCACACGCAGCTCGCCGGGCCCGCCGCCGTCGTCCAGGAGCTGATCGAGGAAGCCGGCATCAAGGTCACGCGGGAGCGCGCGCCGGGGGAGCACGAGGGCTGCATCCGGTTGCCGGGCGGCGCGCGGCTGGCCCTGACCGACGGCCAGCCCGCCACGGGCGACCTGTCGGGGCCCACGATCCGCTTCGACCTGGCGCTGGACTACCGGGCCGCGACCCGCATCGCCCTGGCACCGGGCGCGGAGGTGTCGTCCCAGGACGTGCGGGAGGCGGTGGGGCTCTTCCAGGCGCTCGGCAAGGCGGTCAGCGTCATCGAGGACGTACCGGGCCTGATCGTCGCCCGTACGGTCGCGATGATCGTGGACTTCGCCGCGGACGCCGAGGCGCGCGGGGTGGCGAGCCGCGAGGACATCGACACGGCCATGCGGCTGGGCGTGAACTACCCCGGCGGCCCCTCGGAGTGGGCCGACGGCATCGGCCGTCACTGGTTGTGGCACCTGCTGGACAGCATGCACCACCAGTACGCCGGCGGTCGCTACGCGCCCTCCTGGGCCCTGCGCCGCAGTTTGAAGCAGAACCGCCGGATGCTCTAA
- a CDS encoding TetR/AcrR family transcriptional regulator — translation MTMAKRDTYTPDSLLAVAVAVFNERGYDGTSMEHLSRAAGISKSSIYHHVRSKEELLRRAISRALDGLFGVLQEPGALTGRAIERLEYVARRETEVLMDELPYVTLLLRVRGNTDTERWAMERRREFDGEVTELLKQAAADGDLRPDVDVRLATRLLFGMINSIVEWYRPGRGGAASSEEVADAVVRTAFAGLRK, via the coding sequence ATGACCATGGCCAAGCGCGACACCTACACGCCCGATTCGCTGCTGGCGGTCGCCGTCGCGGTGTTCAACGAGCGCGGATACGACGGCACCTCCATGGAGCACCTCTCCCGGGCGGCCGGCATCTCCAAGTCCTCGATCTACCACCACGTACGCAGCAAGGAAGAGCTGCTGCGCCGCGCCATAAGCCGGGCGCTGGACGGGCTCTTCGGGGTCCTCCAGGAGCCCGGGGCGCTTACGGGGCGGGCCATCGAGCGCCTGGAGTACGTGGCCAGGCGCGAGACCGAGGTGCTCATGGATGAGCTGCCGTACGTGACCCTGCTGCTGCGGGTGCGCGGCAACACGGACACGGAGCGCTGGGCCATGGAGCGCCGGCGGGAGTTCGACGGCGAGGTCACCGAACTGCTCAAGCAGGCGGCGGCCGATGGCGACCTGCGCCCGGACGTGGACGTCCGGCTGGCGACCCGGCTGCTCTTCGGCATGATCAACTCGATTGTGGAGTGGTACCGGCCGGGCCGGGGCGGCGCGGCGAGCAGCGAGGAGGTCGCGGACGCCGTGGTGCGGACGGCCTTCGCGGGACTGCGGAAGTAG
- a CDS encoding Lrp/AsnC family transcriptional regulator, whose product MPDEQMANNGGHRPARPLDTIDRAILSMLQTDGRASIRSVAERVHVSRANAYARINRLIDDGVIRGFSARIDQERAGQGASAYVTLKIVQNSWRTVRAQLTALPGAAHIALVSGDFDVLLLVHTKDNQELRELVLTRIQSIPEVLSTRTLLVFEETDLGAEQG is encoded by the coding sequence ATGCCGGACGAACAGATGGCCAATAACGGAGGGCACCGCCCCGCGCGCCCCTTGGACACCATCGACCGCGCGATCCTGAGCATGCTCCAGACCGACGGACGGGCCTCGATACGCTCCGTCGCCGAGCGCGTACACGTCTCGCGCGCCAACGCCTACGCGCGGATCAACCGCTTGATCGACGACGGCGTGATCCGCGGTTTCAGCGCCCGCATCGACCAGGAACGCGCCGGTCAGGGCGCCTCCGCCTACGTGACGCTGAAGATCGTGCAGAACTCCTGGCGCACGGTGCGCGCACAGCTCACCGCGCTTCCGGGGGCCGCGCACATCGCGCTGGTCAGCGGCGATTTCGACGTACTGCTGCTGGTGCACACCAAGGACAACCAGGAGCTGCGGGAACTGGTCCTCACCCGTATCCAGTCGATCCCGGAAGTGCTCAGCACCCGCACCCTGCTCGTCTTCGAGGAGACCGATCTGGGGGCCGAGCAGGGGTAG
- the pdhA gene encoding pyruvate dehydrogenase (acetyl-transferring) E1 component subunit alpha has translation MTVLEQRGSRNENYWPAPPPAWRPRVDPEPLLPDAEPYRLLGTDAVSRVDSGLLTELYGHLVRGRRYNAQATALTRQGRLAVYPSSTGQEACQVAAALVLEEQDWLFPSYRDTLAAVARGLDPVQALTLLRGDWHTGYDPREHRIAPLCTPLATQLPHAVGLARAARLKGDDVVAMALVGDGGTSEGDFHEALNFAAVWQAPVVFLVQNNGFAISVPLAKQSAAPSLAHKAVGYGMPGRLVDGNDAPALHEVLTEAVERARRGGGPTLVEAITYRVEAHTNADDATRYRTDDEVEQWRGHDPIALVERELSERGLLSDAFAQQVRDGAEELAAGLRDRMNQDPVLDPMDLFAHVYAEPTAQLREQEAQLRAELAAEAEGEAGSGRGPAHETTGKERP, from the coding sequence ATGACGGTTCTTGAGCAGCGCGGCAGCCGGAACGAGAACTACTGGCCCGCTCCGCCGCCCGCCTGGCGCCCCCGCGTCGATCCCGAGCCCCTCCTGCCCGACGCCGAGCCGTACCGGCTGCTGGGCACGGACGCCGTGAGCCGCGTCGATTCCGGTCTGCTGACGGAGCTGTACGGGCACCTGGTGCGCGGCCGCCGGTACAACGCCCAGGCCACGGCCCTGACCCGGCAGGGCAGGCTCGCGGTGTATCCGTCGTCCACCGGCCAAGAGGCGTGCCAGGTGGCCGCCGCGCTGGTGCTGGAGGAGCAGGACTGGCTCTTCCCCAGTTACCGGGACACCCTCGCCGCCGTGGCCCGCGGACTCGACCCCGTACAGGCCCTCACCCTCCTGAGGGGTGACTGGCACACGGGATACGACCCGCGCGAGCACCGCATCGCCCCCTTGTGCACGCCGCTGGCCACCCAACTCCCGCACGCGGTCGGCCTCGCGCGCGCCGCGCGCCTGAAGGGTGACGACGTGGTCGCGATGGCCCTGGTCGGTGACGGCGGCACGAGCGAGGGCGACTTCCACGAGGCGTTGAACTTCGCCGCGGTGTGGCAGGCCCCGGTGGTCTTCCTGGTGCAGAACAACGGCTTCGCGATCTCCGTGCCGCTGGCCAAGCAGTCGGCCGCGCCGTCCCTCGCCCACAAGGCGGTCGGGTACGGCATGCCGGGCCGCCTGGTGGACGGCAATGACGCGCCCGCGCTGCACGAAGTCCTCACCGAGGCGGTGGAGCGGGCGCGCCGGGGCGGCGGACCGACGCTCGTCGAGGCGATCACGTACCGCGTCGAGGCGCACACCAACGCCGACGACGCCACGCGCTACCGCACCGACGACGAGGTCGAGCAGTGGCGCGGGCACGACCCGATAGCCCTGGTGGAGCGCGAGCTGTCGGAGCGCGGCCTGCTCTCCGACGCGTTCGCGCAGCAGGTGCGGGACGGCGCCGAGGAACTGGCCGCGGGCCTGCGCGACCGGATGAACCAGGACCCCGTGCTGGACCCGATGGATCTGTTTGCGCATGTCTACGCGGAGCCCACCGCCCAGTTGCGCGAGCAGGAGGCACAGTTGCGGGCCGAGCTGGCGGCTGAGGCCGAGGGGGAGGCCGGTTCGGGCCGCGGGCCGGCGCACGAGACGACTGGGAAGGAACGGCCATGA
- a CDS encoding alpha-ketoacid dehydrogenase subunit beta, whose protein sequence is MTATATEAGRKPVSMAQALNRALRDAMADDPAVHVMGEDVGELGGVFRITDGLVKEFGEERCGDTPLAEAGILGTAVGMAMYGLRPVVEMQFDAFAYPGFEQLISHVARMRNRTRGAMPLPLTIRVPYGGGIGGVEHHSDSSEAYYLATPGLQVVTPATVADAYGLLRAAIASDDPVVFLEPKRLYWSRADWSPDDPAPVAPLGRAEIRRPGSSATLITYGPSLPVCMEAAEAATAEGWDLEVLDLRSLQPFDDETVCASVRRTGRAVVVHEASGFGGPGGEIAARVTERCFHHLEAPVLRVAGFDIPYPPPMLERHHLPGVDRILDTVGRLQWEADWTEGSGD, encoded by the coding sequence ATGACGGCGACCGCCACGGAGGCCGGGCGCAAGCCCGTCAGCATGGCGCAGGCCCTGAACCGGGCGCTGCGCGACGCGATGGCCGACGACCCGGCCGTCCATGTGATGGGCGAGGACGTGGGCGAGCTGGGCGGGGTCTTCCGGATCACCGACGGCCTGGTGAAGGAGTTCGGCGAGGAGCGCTGCGGCGATACGCCGCTCGCCGAGGCGGGCATCCTCGGTACCGCGGTCGGGATGGCCATGTACGGCCTGCGACCGGTCGTGGAGATGCAGTTCGACGCCTTCGCCTACCCCGGCTTCGAGCAGCTGATCAGCCATGTCGCGCGGATGCGCAACCGCACCCGGGGCGCCATGCCGCTGCCGCTGACCATCCGCGTCCCGTACGGCGGCGGGATCGGCGGCGTGGAGCACCACAGCGACTCCTCCGAGGCGTACTACCTGGCCACCCCCGGCCTCCAGGTCGTCACCCCGGCGACGGTCGCCGACGCGTACGGGCTGCTGCGCGCCGCCATCGCCTCCGACGACCCGGTGGTCTTCCTGGAGCCGAAGCGGCTGTACTGGTCGCGGGCCGACTGGTCCCCCGACGACCCGGCGCCGGTCGCGCCGCTGGGCCGCGCGGAGATCCGGCGGCCGGGCAGCAGCGCCACGCTGATCACGTACGGGCCGTCGCTGCCGGTCTGTATGGAGGCCGCCGAGGCGGCCACGGCCGAAGGCTGGGACCTGGAAGTCCTCGACCTGCGCTCGCTCCAGCCCTTCGACGACGAGACGGTCTGCGCCTCGGTACGGCGTACGGGGCGCGCGGTCGTGGTGCACGAGGCCAGCGGTTTCGGCGGCCCCGGCGGGGAGATAGCCGCGCGGGTCACGGAGCGCTGTTTCCACCACCTGGAGGCGCCGGTGCTGCGGGTCGCGGGCTTCGACATCCCGTATCCGCCGCCGATGCTGGAGCGCCACCACCTGCCCGGTGTGGACCGCATCCTGGACACCGTCGGGCGCCTCCAGTGGGAGGCGGACTGGACCGAGGGGAGCGGTGACTGA
- a CDS encoding dihydrolipoamide acetyltransferase family protein, giving the protein MAVVREFTLPDLGEGLTEATVVRWLVEVGEVVAVDQPVVEVETAKALVDVPCPYGGVVTARFGDEGSELPVGSPLLTVAVGSTAPAGPGARGDRAPEEGMGEAGAGTGPTTSGAASESGAGKPGGAAEGSGNVLVGYGTSAAAARRRRVRPAAGAGTAEPTRAQPPEEGPVPVISPLVRRLAREHDLDLREIRGSGPEGLILRTDVERAVRARSAAGAGAGASGATGVTGAPGAADTYGMTGAESRALAYEGLPGEAERIPLRGMRGAAAEKFRRSRQEIPDATCWVDADATELLAARREMNAAGGAKVSLLALLARICTAALARYPQLNATVDMAANEIVRLSAVHLGFAAQTDRGLVVPVVRDAHRRTAEGLTAEMARLTEAARTGQLGLAELTHGTFTLNNYGVFGVDGSTPIINHPEAAMLGVGRISAKPWVHEGELAVRQVVQLSLTFDHRVCDGGTAGGFLRFVADCVERPAVLLRTV; this is encoded by the coding sequence ATGGCCGTGGTGCGTGAGTTCACACTGCCCGACCTCGGCGAGGGCCTCACCGAGGCGACGGTCGTGCGGTGGCTGGTCGAGGTCGGCGAGGTGGTCGCCGTGGATCAGCCGGTGGTCGAGGTGGAGACCGCGAAGGCCCTGGTGGACGTGCCGTGCCCGTACGGCGGCGTGGTCACCGCGCGGTTCGGCGACGAGGGCTCGGAGCTGCCCGTCGGATCGCCGCTGCTGACGGTGGCGGTCGGGTCCACCGCACCGGCCGGGCCGGGCGCGAGAGGTGACCGGGCGCCCGAGGAGGGGATGGGCGAAGCGGGCGCCGGGACCGGTCCGACAACGTCGGGTGCGGCCTCCGAAAGCGGCGCGGGAAAGCCCGGCGGCGCGGCCGAGGGGTCGGGGAACGTACTCGTCGGGTACGGCACGAGCGCTGCGGCGGCGCGCCGGCGGCGGGTCCGCCCGGCGGCGGGGGCCGGGACGGCGGAGCCGACGCGCGCACAACCTCCGGAGGAAGGGCCGGTACCGGTCATTTCGCCGCTGGTACGGCGGCTGGCGCGGGAACACGACCTGGACCTGCGGGAGATACGGGGTTCGGGCCCGGAGGGGCTGATCCTGCGTACGGACGTGGAACGGGCGGTGCGCGCGCGGAGTGCGGCGGGTGCCGGTGCGGGAGCGTCCGGTGCGACCGGTGTGACCGGCGCGCCGGGAGCGGCTGACACGTACGGGATGACCGGTGCGGAGAGCCGGGCCCTGGCGTACGAAGGTCTCCCCGGCGAGGCCGAGCGGATACCGCTGCGCGGCATGCGCGGGGCCGCGGCCGAGAAGTTCCGGCGCAGCCGGCAGGAGATCCCCGACGCGACGTGCTGGGTGGACGCCGACGCGACGGAACTCCTCGCCGCCCGGCGGGAGATGAACGCCGCCGGCGGCGCCAAGGTGTCGCTGCTCGCGCTGCTGGCCCGGATCTGTACGGCGGCGCTCGCGCGGTATCCGCAGCTCAACGCGACCGTCGACATGGCGGCCAACGAGATCGTGCGGCTGTCCGCCGTGCACCTGGGCTTCGCGGCGCAGACCGACCGCGGGCTGGTGGTGCCGGTCGTACGGGACGCCCACCGCCGTACGGCCGAGGGCCTGACCGCCGAGATGGCGCGGCTCACCGAGGCCGCGCGGACCGGTCAGCTCGGCCTCGCCGAGCTGACGCACGGCACCTTCACCCTCAACAACTACGGCGTCTTCGGCGTCGACGGCTCCACGCCGATCATCAACCACCCCGAAGCGGCCATGCTGGGCGTGGGCCGAATATCGGCCAAGCCGTGGGTGCACGAGGGGGAGTTGGCGGTACGCCAGGTCGTGCAGCTGTCGCTCACCTTCGACCACCGGGTGTGCGACGGCGGTACCGCGGGCGGGTTCCTGCGGTTCGTGGCGGACTGTGTGGAGCGGCCGGCGGTGCTGTTGCGCACGGTGTGA